Part of the Streptomyces antimycoticus genome, GTGGATGCCTTCTCCCTACGGGATTCATGTGCAGCGTGGGTTCTGTACGGGTCCCATGACGGGCTGGTGAGGTGCGGGTCAGGAGCACCTCGCTTCTGGGAGAGCGGGGGTGCTCCTTGGGGGCGGCTCCTGGGGTGCGAGCGGGGCGCTGTGCGCCCGCGCCGGTGCGTGTGGTCGCGGGGCCGGGTTCGGGTGGCCTGTCGGCCGATGCCGCTGGGTTTGGGCGGCGGGAGCGGCCGGGGAACGGAGGGGGAGCGGTGCTCTCGGGGTGTACCCCGTGCCTCCCGGCGGTCGCGGTTGTGCACCCGGTGTGGGGGAGCACGCCCGAGGATCTTGGAGCACCTGCTCCTGTGCGGGCCCGTGCCGACGAGGTGGACCGGTGCTGGCTCGGTGATGGCTCAGGTGTGGGGTGCGCTCGCACCCCAGGTGCGTGTGCCTGAGGTGCAGTGGGGAGCGGACCCGCTCCCTGGCGGTGGCAAAGACCCACTGCTGGAATCTCTATTGATCACGTCAGCGCCAGTTGGCCGCTTCCGTCGAACTCGACACCACGCCTGGGGGTTCCAGATGAAGAACGTCCGCGATACCCACCGCCGAGGCCTCCCCTGCCCGGCACCGGGTCGGCAACCGTCGCCACAGCCCGGTGCCGCACTTGCGCCAGCGAGGGGCTGGGGAGCACAGGCTCGGCAGTGGCTCGGGTCGGGTTGTCTCGACGGAGACGGGGTTCTGGGTGTGCGGGTGGCCGTTCACGTGCGGCGACGGGATGACGGAGAGCGGTCGTGAACCGGTCCTCACAGCCATCTTCCGACACGCAAGATCGCGGCCTTGACGACACCACCGAGATGGAGCGTCCATGGACGACGACCGGTCGCGGCAATGCTGAAACACGCACTTCAGAGGGGTTGCGGACGGTCGTGGACTACGTCGTCGTCGATGGTGGCGAGGCTCAGGCGCTGGCCCAGCGCCAGGGGGTCGCGATTCGTGAGGTGCTGGAGTGGCTGTACGCCGGTCACAGTGCCGCGAAGAGTGGCCGCGTCTGAGCCTCCCGCCCCGAACCCTGGGAGAGAGACAGCGTATGCACGGCAACCCGCCCACCACTCGGCCCTGGGCGCAGCCCGTAGTCGGCCGCCCCTGGTCCACGGCCGGTATTTCGGACGCCGCAGCGCTTCCGGTGACCGTTCCGGTGGCTTGGCTCGGCCGGACTTCTACGGAGGACGCTCAGGACCCCACCCTGTCGCTGCCCCGGCAGTTGCGTAACGCGAGAGCCGCGCTTCCGCCCGGCTGGGTGATTGTCGCGCATTTCTACGATGTGGAATCCGGCCGTAAGGAGTTGCGCGAGCGGGGCAATTCCCTTGCGCACCAGCAGTTCCAGATTCCCATTCCCCGCGATGGCAGTGTTGCCGATCTGCTTGATGAGGCGCAGCGGCCCGACCGCCGTTTCGCCGCAGTTATCTGCGAGTCCATTGAACGCGTCGCGCGCCGGACCTACTTCGGCACGAAGATCGAGTACGAGCTGGAGCAGGCAGGCGTCGCCCTGTGTGCCGCCGATGAGCCGATCGTCACCGGTCCGCGAGCCAAACGCGCCACGCCCACGCTCACGCGGCGCGTCAAGCAGGCGGTCTCCGAGTGGTACGTGTTGCAGATGCTGGAGCTGTCATGGGACGGCTTCATTGAGCATGTCTCGCAGGGCTGGAATGTGGGCAAGCCGCCTTACGGTTATCGCGCGGAAAAGGTTCCGCATCCCGTCCCGGCCCGTCGGGCGGAGGGCCGCACCAAGCATCGGCTCGTCCCGGATGCGTCCCGGGCCCCGGCCGTCACCTACATCTTCCAGCTCCGCGGACTGGACAAGCTCGGATACGACGCCATCGCCGACCGCCTGAACCTGGATCCTGTGGCGTACCCGCCCCGGAGCCCACTCGCCCCGACATGGCCCTCCACCGCTGGAGCGGGTCGGCCGTGCGAGAGATCCTGCGCAATCCCAAGTACACCGGCTATCAGGTCTGGAACCGCCGTGCGACGACGAAAGGCGGTTGCTACAACGACCCCAAGGACTGGGTGTGGTCCCCGCACCCCACTCACGAGCCGCTCGTCTCCAAAGAGCTGTTCGATGTGGCTTCCACCGTGGCGCGGAAGCGCCAGGGGTCACGGACGACGTCCGGTCGCAACTCCCACCCGGCGACCCGGCGTTCCTATGTCCTGCGGTCGTACGTCGTCTGCGAGATCTGCGACCGCCGTATGTTCGGCAAGAACCGCCACCGGATCTCGTACTACGCCTGTCAGGTCGACCCGAACGAACACCGGGACAAGTCCTGGTTCGGCGGGCATCCCAAGAGTTTGTGGGTTCGGGAAGAGGTCTTGATCGCATCCGTCTCCCGCTTCTTCGCCACTCGCGTCTTCGGCCCCGACCGGCGCACCCATCTCGGAGCCGCGCTCGAAGCCGCCCGGCTCGCGGACGGGCCCGGGGACCGCACCGCGAAGGAACGCACCGCGCTGGAGCAGGCCATCAAGGCCATCGGCGAGCGCCAGGCCCGGCTCATCCGCACTCTCGCCGATGGGTTTGGTGATGACGAGCGGGCCAGCGGGGCCGACCCGGAACAGGAGAAGGAGTTCCGCGACGCTATCCGTCGGGAGCACGCCACCCTGGGTACGCGGCGCACGACGCTCGCCGAGCAGCTGGCCCGGCTGGAAGCCCCGAAGCCGGAGGTACGGTCCGTCGACAGCGCGGCTCTGCTGGACGCGCTCCCGCGCCTCGACATCGACCTCGCCCTGGTCCCGGAGGAGCTCCAGCGGCGGCTCTACGACGCTTTCGGGCTGGAGGTCCGCTACAGCCGGCCCCGCGAAGAGGTGACCCTACGGGTGACGGTCTCGGGGCATCTGCTTGACGGGCTGGTGGCCATCACCCGTGAGCTGGACCCATGGAACAAAAAATCGGGCGCCCGCACCGAAGTGCTGGCACCCGATCATGACACCCGAGATAGACAAACGCGGCATAACCGTCGCGTTCATTCCCATCCCCTGGGTGCCCCCGGCAGGATTCGAACCTGCGCACACGGCTCCGGAGGCCGTTGCTCTATCCCCTGAGCTACGGGGGCCTGTCGCTGCTGTTTTGCGGCGACGGGTAGAACCCTACCAGCTCGATCAGGGTGGTCATGAACGCTTATCGGGAGCTGGTGGGAGGGGGAGCGGAGGGGCGTATACCGCATGTGGAGGTGGGGGTGCAGGGGTCTTGGGGAAAGGTCCCTCGCACGGGGCGGAAGTGGGGAAAACCCGGACGCGGTCGTGGCTGCGCGCCTACTCTTCAGGGTGTGCCTGGCTTGTCCGGCCGGGTCCTTGTCGTCGACGACAACAAGGTCATCCGGCAGCTGATCAGGGTCAACCTCGAGCTGGAGGGCTTCGAGGTCGTGACCGCGGCCGATGGTGCCGAGTGCCTGGAGATCGTTCACCAGGTGCGGCCCGATGTGATCACTCTCGATGTCGTGATGCCCAGACTCGATGGGCTGCATACGGCGTCGAGGCTGCGCGCTGATGCTCGAACGTGTCATGTGCCCGTCGCGATCATCAGTGCGTGTACGCAGTACGAGATGGACAGCGGGAAGGCGCTGGGCGTCGATGCCTTCCTCGCGAAACCCTTCGAGCCCGTCGATCTTGTCGAGCTCGTGCGGAGGCTGATGCGGCAGGGGGCGGCCGGTGCGGCGGCTCCTGGTGATGCCGAGCCGGTTGTGGGGCCCACCGGGTAGTGGTGGGCCCCAGGGCCGTTCCGTCGGTCGGTCCGGGGGCTCGGGTTTGGGTTCGTTGGTGGGGGCTGGGGCTCTTTCTCGTTTCTCTTGGGGTTCGGGGCTCGGGCTCCGTGGGCGTCCGATGGGCGAAACCGGTTCGCTTGGATACCCCCCTCCTCCCATACGCTGGTCCCGTGACTCCCGCCCAGCTCTCTCGCACTGTGCTGCACACCGTGCGTCGTGCCGTTGAGGACGACGAGCTGTGCGTTGCCGTGCCGGAGCGGGTGAAGGTGCGGACTCCTCCTCGGCCCGGGTGCGGGGATTACGCCACCAATGTCGCCCTGCTGCTGGCCAGGGGGGCCAGGGGTGAGGGGGATGCGCTCGTTATCGCCGAGGTTTTGCGGCGGCGGCTTGTTCGCGCTCCTGGGATCGCCCGCGTCGACATCGCCGCCCCCGGGTTCCTCAACATCACCCTCGAGGGCACCTCCCATGCTCAGCTTGTGCGGGCCGTCCTTTCCCAGGGGCTTCGCTACGGGCATGGGGATGCGCTCGCCGGGGTGTCGGTTCCGCTCGGGGCCGGTGATGAGGTCCGGGCCGCACTGGTCGCTCATGTGGTGCGGGGGCTTGTCGATGCCACCGGGGGAGTCGTCGTTCCTGGTGACGGGCCCGTCGTGCGGGCCGTTCCGGTCTCCGGGCGTGATCTGCTCACCCGCCTCGGGCCCGATGCCGCCCGCTGGGCGCTGCTCCGGCCCGCCGGGCATGATCTGCCCGATCTCGACCCCGCCCACCTGCTCTCCCAGCGCGAGGACAACGCCCTCTTCCGGGTTCAGTACGCCCACGCCCGCACCCGGGCCCTGATGCGGAACGCCGGCCAGTTCGGCATCATCCCCGAGCCCCAGTCCGAGCCCCAGTCCGAGCCTCAGTCCGAGCCCCCGTCCGAGTCCCACGACGCCCCCGCCGAGCCCGGCGCCTACCGCCACCCCGCCGAGGCCGCCCTGCTCGCTCTCCTCGCCGACTACCCCCGCACCCTCGAGGCCGCCGCCCGGCACCGTGCGCCCGATCGGCTCGCGCGGCAGCTCGTCGCCCTCGCCGATGGCTTCTTCCGGTTCCATGACGCCTGCCCGGCGCTCCCGTCCGGCGAGTCCGGCGAGCGCAAACCCTCGGCCGTCCACCGTTCCCGGCTGGCCCTCGCCGATGCCGCCGGGGCGGTGCTCGCCGGCGGCCTGCATCTGCTCGGCATCAGCGCACCCGAACATCTGTAAGACCTTGAGAGAGACAGCAGAGACAGCATGAGCCGTTCCGCCCATCCCGCCGGGCCCCGCCACGCCGATGTCCTTCCCGAGGGGCACTACGCCGCGCCGCCCGCCGATCTCAATCAGCTCGACCCCCGCGTGTGGTCCCATACCGTCGGCCGGAACGCCGACGGCGTCGCCACCGTCGGCGGGATCGACGTCAAGACGCTCGCGGAGGAGTTCGGGACCCCCGGCTACTTCCTCGACGAGGCCGACTTCCGGGCCCGCTGCCGGGCCTGGCGGGAGGCGTTCAAGGGGAGGGGGAGGACGCCGACGTGTTCTACGCCGGGAAGGCGTTCCTCTCCCGCGCCGTCGTGCGCTGGCTGACCGAGGAGGGGCTCAACCTCGACGTGTGCTCCGCCGGGGAGCTGGCCACCGCGCTCGCCGCCGGGATGCCCGCCGAGCGGATCGCGCTGCACGGGAACAACAAGTCCACCGGCGAGATCGAGCGGGCCGTCGAGGCGGGCGTCGGGCGGATCGTGCTCGACTCGTTCCAGGAGATCGCGCGGGTCGCGCACATCGCCCAGCGGCTCGGGAAGCGCCAGCGGGTGCAGATCCGGATCACCGTGGGTGTGGAGGCGCATACCCACGAGTTCATCGCGACCGCCCACGAGGACCAGAAGTTCGGCATTCCGCTCGCGGGCGGGCTGGCCGCCGAGGCCGTACGGCGGGCGCTCAAGCTCGACGGGCTGGAGCTCATCGGGATCCACTCGCACATCGGGTCGCAGATCTTCGACACCTCGGGCTTCGAGGTGGCCGCCCACCGCGTCGTCGGGCTGCTGGGGGAGATCCGGGACGAGCACGGCGTCGAGCTGCCCGAGATCGACCTCGGCGGCGGCCTCGGCATCGCGTACACCTCGGAGGACGACCCCCGCGAGCCGCATGAGATCGCCAAGGCGCTGCGCGACATCGTCCACCGGGAGTGCGACGCGGCCGGGCTCGCGGTGCCGCGGCTGTCGGTCGAGCCGGGGCGGGCGATCGTCGGGCCGACCGCGTTCACGCTCTACGAGGTGGGCACGGTCAAGGAGCTGCCGGGGCTGCGGACGTACGTCAGCGTCGATGGCGGGATGTCCGACAACATCCGTACCGCGCTCTACGACGCGGAGTACTCCGTGGCGCTGGTCTCCCGCACCTCCACCGCCGAGCCGATGCTCTCCCGCGTCGTCGGCAAGCACTGCGAGTCCGGCGACATCATCGTACGGGACGCCTTCCTGCCCGCCGATCTGGCGCCCGGCGACCTGATCGCCGTCCCCGCCACCGGCGCGTACTGCCGCTCGATGGCGAGCAACTACAACCACGCGCTCCGGCCGCCCGTCGTCGCCGTACGGGACGGGCAGGCGCGCGAGATCGTCCGGCGCGAGACGGAGGAAGATCTCCTGCGGCTCGATGTCGGCTAGCGAGAAAAGGATCTCGGATACTGGACCTGGGGCAGGAAATCCCGTCCAGTGCCTGAGACTGGTGCACTAACGCGCTGATGCATGAACGCGATGGATGAGAAACGAGGTCGGATGATGCGTACGCGTCCGCTGAAAGTGGCGCTGCTGGGCTGTGGAGTGGTCGGCTCAGAGGTGGCGCGCATCATGACGACGCAGGCGGACGATCTCGCGGCGCGCATCGGGGCCCCGGTCGAGCTGGCCGGGATCGCCGTGCGGCGCCCCGGCCGGGTCCGGGAAGGGGTGCCGGCGGAGCTGGTGACCACCGATGCCACGGCCCTGGTCAAACGCGGGGACATCGATGTGGTGGTCGAGGTCATCGGCGGGATCGAGCCCGCCCGCACCCTCATCACCACCGCCTTCGACCACGGCGCGAGCGTGGTGTCCGCGAACAAGGCGCTGGTCGCCCAGGACGGCGCCGCGCTGCACGCCGCGGCCGAGCAGCGCCGTGCGGACCTCTACTACGAGGCCGCGGTCGCGGGGGCGATCCCGCTGGTGCGGCCGCTGCGCGAGTCGCTCGCCGGCGACAAGGTCAACCGCGTCCTCGGCATCGTCAACGGCACCACCAACTTCATCCTGGACCGGATGGACGGCAGTGGCGCCGGCTACAGCGAGGCGCTGGACGAGGCCACGGCCCTGGGCTACGCCGAGGCCGATCCGACCGCCGACGTCGAGGGCTTCGACGCCGCCGCGAAGGCCGCGATCCTCGCCGGGATCGCCTTCCACACCCGGGTCACCCTCGACGATGTGCACCGCGAGGGCATCACCGAGGTGACCGCCGCCGACATCGCCTCCGCCAAGCGCATGGGCTGCACCGTCAAGCTGCTCGCGATCTGCGAGCGGGCCGCCGACGGCCGCTCGGTCACCGCGCGGGTGCATCCGGCGATGATTCCGCTGAGCCACCCCCTCGCCTCCGTCCGCGAGGCGTACAACGCGGTCTTCGTGGAGGCCGACGCCGCGGGGCAGCTGATGTTCTACGGACCGGGCGCGGGCGGTTCGCCGACCGCCTCGGCCGTCCTCGGCGACCTCGTCGCCGCCTGCCGCAACAAGCTGGCGGAGGCCACCGGACCAGGGGAGTCCGCGTACAGCAGGCTCCCGGTGAGCCCGATGGGCGATGTGATCACTCGCTACCACATCAGCCTGGACGTCGCCGACAAACCGGGAGTTCTCGCACAGGTCGCCACAGTCTTCGCCGAGCATGGCGTGTCCATCGATACGGTCCGCCAGCAGGGGAAGGACGGCGAGGCGTCCCTCGTCGTCGTGACCCACCGCGCGAGCGACGCCGCGCTGTCGTCGACCGTGGAGTCGCTCCGCCGGCTCGACACCGTCCGCGATGTCGCGAGCATCATGCGGGTCGAGGGCGAGTAGAGGCCGGGTAGCGGCCGCGCTGAGGCCGAATAGAGGGTGAGCGGAGAGTAAGGGAAATCA contains:
- a CDS encoding response regulator; the protein is MPGLSGRVLVVDDNKVIRQLIRVNLELEGFEVVTAADGAECLEIVHQVRPDVITLDVVMPRLDGLHTASRLRADARTCHVPVAIISACTQYEMDSGKALGVDAFLAKPFEPVDLVELVRRLMRQGAAGAAAPGDAEPVVGPTG
- a CDS encoding homoserine dehydrogenase, encoding MMRTRPLKVALLGCGVVGSEVARIMTTQADDLAARIGAPVELAGIAVRRPGRVREGVPAELVTTDATALVKRGDIDVVVEVIGGIEPARTLITTAFDHGASVVSANKALVAQDGAALHAAAEQRRADLYYEAAVAGAIPLVRPLRESLAGDKVNRVLGIVNGTTNFILDRMDGSGAGYSEALDEATALGYAEADPTADVEGFDAAAKAAILAGIAFHTRVTLDDVHREGITEVTAADIASAKRMGCTVKLLAICERAADGRSVTARVHPAMIPLSHPLASVREAYNAVFVEADAAGQLMFYGPGAGGSPTASAVLGDLVAACRNKLAEATGPGESAYSRLPVSPMGDVITRYHISLDVADKPGVLAQVATVFAEHGVSIDTVRQQGKDGEASLVVVTHRASDAALSSTVESLRRLDTVRDVASIMRVEGE
- the nrtL gene encoding ArgS-related anticodon-binding protein NrtL translates to MTPAQLSRTVLHTVRRAVEDDELCVAVPERVKVRTPPRPGCGDYATNVALLLARGARGEGDALVIAEVLRRRLVRAPGIARVDIAAPGFLNITLEGTSHAQLVRAVLSQGLRYGHGDALAGVSVPLGAGDEVRAALVAHVVRGLVDATGGVVVPGDGPVVRAVPVSGRDLLTRLGPDAARWALLRPAGHDLPDLDPAHLLSQREDNALFRVQYAHARTRALMRNAGQFGIIPEPQSEPQSEPQSEPPSESHDAPAEPGAYRHPAEAALLALLADYPRTLEAAARHRAPDRLARQLVALADGFFRFHDACPALPSGESGERKPSAVHRSRLALADAAGAVLAGGLHLLGISAPEHL